A part of Anabas testudineus chromosome 9, fAnaTes1.2, whole genome shotgun sequence genomic DNA contains:
- the shoc1 gene encoding protein shortage in chiasmata 1 ortholog isoform X1, translating into MMSENDSCFPPQIFSAIRYKALDYVFETMTSMKVMMNLLALPVPYLTGTSDTSNVYPHSGTLPDITYRTPWTREKVISSCKLLISGSVLGDFVGKEQPFHLPERFNVIVSEVKGDVDVIPSSNPDSQDQTEFVWLLKESQMNDVCQESFSKRMTIQMEPADENKDLLLPEELTFVDYLPQFKRHLPKLTAKLSRLRTLPVADPLLSSTGGTLSEDTVFRHCMSYEKHPNVNTSDSQTCVNIHEEFVKESLLKGESLLLPVVLDTLKVTTEHGIAFSSICGHLNVAAELLDEQLLVLDVLYQASLQDASTSVDISQYDVPGKISKENKMNTGLVESQLAGTTYTKGCLVPELDLILTQTPKNSPTKLCLSTSGLQQEELSPFVRRSLVSARSQTNMEKALWMAEKHPAFVVGFLLAEPQIFEPAVDFQPLSEALEILKLEKQRFVSVNDELQLQLTMEAPQMYLCSNCEFTESMRSEFLSTEEEEKVEDFEKLSPDHIEFAVTSALMSPTNTTQLPHLKKSECVALQAKVTAVHTLLQKEMVAEVSQNSFLMHSEDVKPAACTDTTDKVAHGLFPEVEVVSSTCSNINTGRADCKTKQNGHIPEPAVSYRQSDQSVLVMRRPPEKEFDPLSTFMILRSQQKTPVTERPQSAASTPGSECGAALLVEKAPNPDQQTPPTPTEQMLKPDSRATYPSGALSGNATRGQKAAEQLMGQLMSKTLCQSDPQKRQDSRVVQIQATDSQQRAYCELLAFAQQCLSSARQLGLQLPVWGDFSCLAPDQTHFLLKQQEKALCRTQSAELVRNQELLFNWAALIHVLVTFKELLLKCDLSTALEYLMKAAQSCEEQSLVQLVKRLKIILFLSHKNQEFNLKLQELQQLLSAWLHSRKGQNSTEKILVISSVDSDDKSIIINSLSQVTGAAVTAVCPDENETKLNGARVVSSVCDNVCTLVYEQHIGPDFPWSCFSLVVEYDHPGQSPWASLCRERSISHLTFSTVLQDTEEKSSWCLEDNVPYVLFVTEGLLNCPLLLQTLESGLNVTVLERSHCTSLQMLGGTHHYAVITVDESTAIIIQEEVELCQERASERLVMRLTTLSLQYSCCWLILYCPDSHGGGFSSETFSNLVLVYSSLVLFGMKSEDLDVKVLMVSNVLEIAEWISQICFHSLMSSDRDPVSYLNRDWLTVMPSQEEKCLLQFPCVNPLVAQLMLRRASSFQWLLGASLSQLKQLLPEVPHKVLKMFSDITSLYTQSADLNQMNSQTIITETNLWTRAAECGHAASLHSQHFTSPQPQPDLLCSEHNTSFLFGAENTERSFCGPDSTVKGGNFRLDLSCYFNSPDVYLQRSWASSQTEEDTSKKEVEFHGWRSRAGAVGRVVERINDEWTFRAPTNLSDFTKYLHTTGDSPFKLDPSFSYSPTLQPANSQMSTFSTVYSDLHRAESMSPHTEAMLWGRGQGGNDCFSSGAMTADSSNYGSKCCIGQERKRSEEAAGLVRTVLTPLKRGRLSYEKVPGRSDGQTRLKLF; encoded by the exons ATGAT gtctgaaaatgacagctgttttcctcctcagatATTCTCTGCTATCAGATATAAAGCTCTTGACTATGTCTTTGAG acCATGACTAGTATGAAAGTAATGATGAACTTGTTGGCACTGCCAGTCCCTTACTTAACTGGTACCAGTGATACCAGTAATGTGTATCCTCACAGTGGCACATTGCCAGACATCACCTACAGGACACCATGGACCAGAG AAAAAGTGATCTCTTCCTGCAAACTCCTAATCAGTGGTTCTGTGCTTGGTGACTTTGTAGGAAAAGAACAACCATTTCATTTACCAGAAAG GTTTAATGTGATTGTTAGTGAGGTGAAAGGTGATGTAGACGTGATACCCAGCTCAAATCCTGACTCACAAGACCAGACTGAGTTTGTTTGGCTTTTGAAAGAATCGCAGATGAATGATGTTTGTCAGGAATCATTTTCCAAGAGGATGACTATTCAGATGGAACCTGCAGATGAGAACAAAG ATCTCCTGCTTCCAGAAGAGCTAACGTTTGTTGATTACCTGCCACAATTTAAGAGACATTTACCAAAGCTGACAGCCAAACTGTCCAGGCTGAGGACTCTTCCTGTGGCCGACCCTCTACTGAGCTCAACAGGAGGCACACTCTCTGAGGACACTGTATTCAG aCACTGTATGTCATATGAAAAACATCCTAATGTGAACACCAGTGACTCTCAGACGTGTGTAAATATTCATGAGGAGTTTGTGAAAGAGTCACTTTTGAAAGGAGag TCTTTACTGTTGCCTGTTGTACTGGACACTTTAAAAGTGACCACAGAACACGGCATCGCCTTCTCGAGCATTTGTGGTCatttaaatgttgctgctgaACTGCTGGATGAGCAGCTTTTAGTCCTGGATGTGCTCTATCAAG CTTCTCTTCAAGATGCATCCACATCAGTGGACATTTCACAGTATGATGTACCAGGGAAGATCAGTAAGGAAAATAAGATGAACACAGGCCTGGTAGAGTCACAGTTGGCAGGTACAACATACACAAAAG GATGTTTGGTGCCTGAGCTGGATTTGATTCTGACCCAGACTCCCAAGAACAGTCCAACCAAACTATGTCTGTCTACATCTGGACTGCAGCAGGAAGAGCTGTCTCCATTCGTCAGACG ATCTTTGGTGTCAGCGCGAAGTCAGACAAACATGGAGAAGGCCCTTTGGATGGCAGAGAAGCATCCAGCCTTTGTGGTTGGCTTTCTGTTGGCAG AGCCACAGATATTTGAACCCGCTGTTGACTTCCAACCTCTGTCTGAAGCCTTGGAAATCCTCAAGTTAGAGAAACAAAGGTTTGTCAGTGTTAATGATGAGTTGCAGTTACAGTTGACGATGGAAGCCCCACAGATGTATTTGTGCAGCAACTGTGAGTTCACAGAAAGCATGAGGTCCGAATTTCTGTctactgaggaggaggagaaagtggaAGATTTTGAAAAACTGTCACCTGACCATATTGAAT TTGCAGTCACATCCGCCTTGATGAGTCCCACTAACACAACACAGTTACCTCACCTAAAGAAATCTGAATGTGTTGCTCTTCAAGCTAAAGTTACTGCAGTCCACACTCTTCTCCAAAAAGAAATGGTTGCTGAGGTGTCGCAGAACAGTTTCCTGATGCACAGTGAAGATGTCAAACCTGCTGCGTGCACCGACACCACAGACAAAGTTGCACACGGGTTGTTTCCAGAAGTTGAAGTCGTGTCTTCTACTTGTAGCAACATCAACACGGGTAGAGCCGACtgtaaaacaaagcagaacGGTCACATCCCCGAGCCTGCTGTTTCATACAGACAGAGTGACCAAAGTGTACTAGTTATGAGACGCCCTCCAGAGAAGGAGTTTGACCCTCTGTCTACCTTCATGATCCTGAGATCCCAGCAGAAGACTCCAGTTACTGAAAGACCTCAGAGTGCAGCCAGTACCCCAGGTTCAGAATGTGGTGCTGctctgctggtggaaaaag CACCAAATCCAGACCAACAGACACCACCAACTCCTACAGAGCAGATGCTAAAACCAGACAGCAGAGCTACATATCCGAGTGGTGCTTTGTCAGGAAATGCTACCAGAGGGCAGAAAGCAGCTGAGCAGTTGATGGGTCAGCTCATGAGTAAAACTCTCTGTCAGTCAGATCCTCAAAAGAGGCAGGACAGCAGAGTAGTACAGATCCAAGCTACAG ACAGCCAGCAGCGTGCCTACTGTGAGCTGCTGGCTTTCGCTCAGCAGTGTTTGAGCTCAGCTCGACAGCTCGGGCTCCAGCTTCCGGTGTGGGGGGACTTCAGCTGCCTGGCCCCGGACCAAACACACTTCCTTCTGAAACAGCAGGAGAAGGCGCTTTGCAGGACACAGAGTGCAGAGCTGGTCAGAA ATCAGGAACTGCTTTTCAACTGGGCAGCTCTGATCCATGTGTTGGTGACATTCaaggagctgctgctgaagtgcGACCTCAGTACTGCACTGG AGTACCTGATGAAGGCAGCTCAGTCGTGCGAAGAGCAGAGTCTGGTGCAGCTGGTGAAGAGGCTGAAGatcatcctcttcctcagtcACAAAAACCAGGAGTTCAATCTAAAACTgcaagagctgcagcagctgctgtctgcGTGGCTGCACAGCAGGAAAGGACAGAACAGCACAGAGAAA ATTCTGGTTATATCGTCAGTTGACTCTGACGACAAATCGATAATCATCAACAGCTTGAGCCAAGTGACTG GTGCAGCTGTAACTGCTGTTTGTCCCGATGAGAACGAAACCAAGTTGAACGGTGCCCGTGTGGTCAGCAG TGTGTGCGACAATGTGTGTACGTTGGTGTACGAGCAGCACATAGGTCCCGACTTCCCCTGGAGCTGTTTCTCTCTGGTGGTCGAGTACGACCATCCAGGCCAGTCTCCGTGGGCGTCactgtgcagagagaggagtATCAGCCACCTCACCTTCAGCACCGTCTTACAGGACACTG AGGAGAAGTCATCTTGGTGCCTGGAGGACAATGTCCCGTATGTGTTGTTTGTGACAGAGGGGCTTCTTAACTGTCCACTGCTGCTACAGACACTCGAGTCAGG GCTTAATGTAACAGTGCTGGAGAGGAGCCACTGTACGTCCTTACAGATGCTCGGAGGAACCCATCACTATGCTGTAATCACAGTGGATGAAAGCACCGCCATCATCATTCAG gaggAGGTTGAACTGTGTCAGGAGCGAGCCAGTGAGAGACTGGTGATGAGGCTGaccactctctctcttcagtaCAGCTGCTGTTGGCTCATCCTGTACTGTCCTGACAGCCATGGAGGAGG ATTTTCCAGTGAAACCTTCAGCAACTTGGTGCTGGTTTATTCGTCTCTGGTGCTGTTTGGGATGAAGTCTGAGGATCTAGATGTCAAg GTGCTGATGGTGTCAAACGTGTTAGAAATAGCTGAGTGGATCAGCCAGATCTGCTTCCACAGCCTGATGTCCAGTGACAGGGACCCTGTGAGCTACCTGAACAGAGACTGGCTGACTGTGATGCCTTCACAG gAGGAAAAGTGTTTGTTGCAGTTCCCGTGTGTTAACCCTCTGGTTGCTCAGCTCATGCTGAGGAGAGCGTCGTCCTTCCAGTGGCTCCTGGGGGCCTCTCTGTCTCAGCTAAAGCAACTGCTCCCCGAGGTGCCACATAAAGTCCTTAAG ATGTTCAGCGACATCACCTCACTCTACACACAGTCTGCAGACCTCAACCAGATGAACTCTCAGACGATCATCACAGAGACAAACCTGTGGACCAGAGCTGCTGAATGTGGGCATGCGGCCTCTCTTCATTCACAGCACTTCACCAGCCCACAACCACAACCAGACCTGCTGTGTAGCGAGCACAACACCAGCTTCCTGTTTGGagcagagaacacagagagaagctTCTGTGGCCCAGACTCCACAGTAAAAGGTGGAAATTTCAGACTTGACCTTAGCTGCTACTTTAACAGCCCAGATGTTTACCTGCAGAGGAGCTGGGCCAGCagtcagacagaggaggacaCCAGCAAAAAGGAGGTGGAGTTTCATGGTTGGAGAAGTAGAGCTGGAGCTGTGGGGAGAGTTGTTGAGAGGATTAATGATGAGTGGACATTTAGAGCtccaacaaacctgagtgactTCACCAAGTACCTACACACAACTGGTGACAGCCCATTCAAACTGGACCCCAGCTTTAGCTACAGTCCCACCCTGCAGCCAGCCAACAGTCAGATGTCCACATTCTCCACAGTCTACAGTGACCTCCACCGTGCTGAGAGTATGAGTCCTCATACAGAGGCCATGCTATGGGGACGAGGTCAGGGTGGCAATGACTGCTTCTCCAGTGGAGCGATGACAGCAGATTCTTCAAACTATGGTTCTAAATGCTGCATaggacaggagaggaagaggagtgaaGAGGCTGCAGGTTTGGTTAGAACAG TGTTAACGCCACTGAAAAGAGGGAGGCTGAGCTACGAGAAGGTGCCCGGCAGAAGTGATGGGCAGACGAGGCTTAAATTATTTTAG
- the shoc1 gene encoding protein shortage in chiasmata 1 ortholog isoform X4, giving the protein MTSMKVMMNLLALPVPYLTGTSDTSNVYPHSGTLPDITYRTPWTREKVISSCKLLISGSVLGDFVGKEQPFHLPERFNVIVSEVKGDVDVIPSSNPDSQDQTEFVWLLKESQMNDVCQESFSKRMTIQMEPADENKDLLLPEELTFVDYLPQFKRHLPKLTAKLSRLRTLPVADPLLSSTGGTLSEDTVFRHCMSYEKHPNVNTSDSQTCVNIHEEFVKESLLKGESLLLPVVLDTLKVTTEHGIAFSSICGHLNVAAELLDEQLLVLDVLYQASLQDASTSVDISQYDVPGKISKENKMNTGLVESQLAGTTYTKGCLVPELDLILTQTPKNSPTKLCLSTSGLQQEELSPFVRRSLVSARSQTNMEKALWMAEKHPAFVVGFLLAEPQIFEPAVDFQPLSEALEILKLEKQRFVSVNDELQLQLTMEAPQMYLCSNCEFTESMRSEFLSTEEEEKVEDFEKLSPDHIEFAVTSALMSPTNTTQLPHLKKSECVALQAKVTAVHTLLQKEMVAEVSQNSFLMHSEDVKPAACTDTTDKVAHGLFPEVEVVSSTCSNINTGRADCKTKQNGHIPEPAVSYRQSDQSVLVMRRPPEKEFDPLSTFMILRSQQKTPVTERPQSAASTPGSECGAALLVEKAPNPDQQTPPTPTEQMLKPDSRATYPSGALSGNATRGQKAAEQLMGQLMSKTLCQSDPQKRQDSRVVQIQATDSQQRAYCELLAFAQQCLSSARQLGLQLPVWGDFSCLAPDQTHFLLKQQEKALCRTQSAELVRNQELLFNWAALIHVLVTFKELLLKCDLSTALEYLMKAAQSCEEQSLVQLVKRLKIILFLSHKNQEFNLKLQELQQLLSAWLHSRKGQNSTEKILVISSVDSDDKSIIINSLSQVTGAAVTAVCPDENETKLNGARVVSSVCDNVCTLVYEQHIGPDFPWSCFSLVVEYDHPGQSPWASLCRERSISHLTFSTVLQDTEEKSSWCLEDNVPYVLFVTEGLLNCPLLLQTLESGLNVTVLERSHCTSLQMLGGTHHYAVITVDESTAIIIQEEVELCQERASERLVMRLTTLSLQYSCCWLILYCPDSHGGGFSSETFSNLVLVYSSLVLFGMKSEDLDVKVLMVSNVLEIAEWISQICFHSLMSSDRDPVSYLNRDWLTVMPSQEEKCLLQFPCVNPLVAQLMLRRASSFQWLLGASLSQLKQLLPEVPHKVLKMFSDITSLYTQSADLNQMNSQTIITETNLWTRAAECGHAASLHSQHFTSPQPQPDLLCSEHNTSFLFGAENTERSFCGPDSTVKGGNFRLDLSCYFNSPDVYLQRSWASSQTEEDTSKKEVEFHGWRSRAGAVGRVVERINDEWTFRAPTNLSDFTKYLHTTGDSPFKLDPSFSYSPTLQPANSQMSTFSTVYSDLHRAESMSPHTEAMLWGRGQGGNDCFSSGAMTADSSNYGSKCCIGQERKRSEEAAGLVRTVLTPLKRGRLSYEKVPGRSDGQTRLKLF; this is encoded by the exons ATGACTAGTATGAAAGTAATGATGAACTTGTTGGCACTGCCAGTCCCTTACTTAACTGGTACCAGTGATACCAGTAATGTGTATCCTCACAGTGGCACATTGCCAGACATCACCTACAGGACACCATGGACCAGAG AAAAAGTGATCTCTTCCTGCAAACTCCTAATCAGTGGTTCTGTGCTTGGTGACTTTGTAGGAAAAGAACAACCATTTCATTTACCAGAAAG GTTTAATGTGATTGTTAGTGAGGTGAAAGGTGATGTAGACGTGATACCCAGCTCAAATCCTGACTCACAAGACCAGACTGAGTTTGTTTGGCTTTTGAAAGAATCGCAGATGAATGATGTTTGTCAGGAATCATTTTCCAAGAGGATGACTATTCAGATGGAACCTGCAGATGAGAACAAAG ATCTCCTGCTTCCAGAAGAGCTAACGTTTGTTGATTACCTGCCACAATTTAAGAGACATTTACCAAAGCTGACAGCCAAACTGTCCAGGCTGAGGACTCTTCCTGTGGCCGACCCTCTACTGAGCTCAACAGGAGGCACACTCTCTGAGGACACTGTATTCAG aCACTGTATGTCATATGAAAAACATCCTAATGTGAACACCAGTGACTCTCAGACGTGTGTAAATATTCATGAGGAGTTTGTGAAAGAGTCACTTTTGAAAGGAGag TCTTTACTGTTGCCTGTTGTACTGGACACTTTAAAAGTGACCACAGAACACGGCATCGCCTTCTCGAGCATTTGTGGTCatttaaatgttgctgctgaACTGCTGGATGAGCAGCTTTTAGTCCTGGATGTGCTCTATCAAG CTTCTCTTCAAGATGCATCCACATCAGTGGACATTTCACAGTATGATGTACCAGGGAAGATCAGTAAGGAAAATAAGATGAACACAGGCCTGGTAGAGTCACAGTTGGCAGGTACAACATACACAAAAG GATGTTTGGTGCCTGAGCTGGATTTGATTCTGACCCAGACTCCCAAGAACAGTCCAACCAAACTATGTCTGTCTACATCTGGACTGCAGCAGGAAGAGCTGTCTCCATTCGTCAGACG ATCTTTGGTGTCAGCGCGAAGTCAGACAAACATGGAGAAGGCCCTTTGGATGGCAGAGAAGCATCCAGCCTTTGTGGTTGGCTTTCTGTTGGCAG AGCCACAGATATTTGAACCCGCTGTTGACTTCCAACCTCTGTCTGAAGCCTTGGAAATCCTCAAGTTAGAGAAACAAAGGTTTGTCAGTGTTAATGATGAGTTGCAGTTACAGTTGACGATGGAAGCCCCACAGATGTATTTGTGCAGCAACTGTGAGTTCACAGAAAGCATGAGGTCCGAATTTCTGTctactgaggaggaggagaaagtggaAGATTTTGAAAAACTGTCACCTGACCATATTGAAT TTGCAGTCACATCCGCCTTGATGAGTCCCACTAACACAACACAGTTACCTCACCTAAAGAAATCTGAATGTGTTGCTCTTCAAGCTAAAGTTACTGCAGTCCACACTCTTCTCCAAAAAGAAATGGTTGCTGAGGTGTCGCAGAACAGTTTCCTGATGCACAGTGAAGATGTCAAACCTGCTGCGTGCACCGACACCACAGACAAAGTTGCACACGGGTTGTTTCCAGAAGTTGAAGTCGTGTCTTCTACTTGTAGCAACATCAACACGGGTAGAGCCGACtgtaaaacaaagcagaacGGTCACATCCCCGAGCCTGCTGTTTCATACAGACAGAGTGACCAAAGTGTACTAGTTATGAGACGCCCTCCAGAGAAGGAGTTTGACCCTCTGTCTACCTTCATGATCCTGAGATCCCAGCAGAAGACTCCAGTTACTGAAAGACCTCAGAGTGCAGCCAGTACCCCAGGTTCAGAATGTGGTGCTGctctgctggtggaaaaag CACCAAATCCAGACCAACAGACACCACCAACTCCTACAGAGCAGATGCTAAAACCAGACAGCAGAGCTACATATCCGAGTGGTGCTTTGTCAGGAAATGCTACCAGAGGGCAGAAAGCAGCTGAGCAGTTGATGGGTCAGCTCATGAGTAAAACTCTCTGTCAGTCAGATCCTCAAAAGAGGCAGGACAGCAGAGTAGTACAGATCCAAGCTACAG ACAGCCAGCAGCGTGCCTACTGTGAGCTGCTGGCTTTCGCTCAGCAGTGTTTGAGCTCAGCTCGACAGCTCGGGCTCCAGCTTCCGGTGTGGGGGGACTTCAGCTGCCTGGCCCCGGACCAAACACACTTCCTTCTGAAACAGCAGGAGAAGGCGCTTTGCAGGACACAGAGTGCAGAGCTGGTCAGAA ATCAGGAACTGCTTTTCAACTGGGCAGCTCTGATCCATGTGTTGGTGACATTCaaggagctgctgctgaagtgcGACCTCAGTACTGCACTGG AGTACCTGATGAAGGCAGCTCAGTCGTGCGAAGAGCAGAGTCTGGTGCAGCTGGTGAAGAGGCTGAAGatcatcctcttcctcagtcACAAAAACCAGGAGTTCAATCTAAAACTgcaagagctgcagcagctgctgtctgcGTGGCTGCACAGCAGGAAAGGACAGAACAGCACAGAGAAA ATTCTGGTTATATCGTCAGTTGACTCTGACGACAAATCGATAATCATCAACAGCTTGAGCCAAGTGACTG GTGCAGCTGTAACTGCTGTTTGTCCCGATGAGAACGAAACCAAGTTGAACGGTGCCCGTGTGGTCAGCAG TGTGTGCGACAATGTGTGTACGTTGGTGTACGAGCAGCACATAGGTCCCGACTTCCCCTGGAGCTGTTTCTCTCTGGTGGTCGAGTACGACCATCCAGGCCAGTCTCCGTGGGCGTCactgtgcagagagaggagtATCAGCCACCTCACCTTCAGCACCGTCTTACAGGACACTG AGGAGAAGTCATCTTGGTGCCTGGAGGACAATGTCCCGTATGTGTTGTTTGTGACAGAGGGGCTTCTTAACTGTCCACTGCTGCTACAGACACTCGAGTCAGG GCTTAATGTAACAGTGCTGGAGAGGAGCCACTGTACGTCCTTACAGATGCTCGGAGGAACCCATCACTATGCTGTAATCACAGTGGATGAAAGCACCGCCATCATCATTCAG gaggAGGTTGAACTGTGTCAGGAGCGAGCCAGTGAGAGACTGGTGATGAGGCTGaccactctctctcttcagtaCAGCTGCTGTTGGCTCATCCTGTACTGTCCTGACAGCCATGGAGGAGG ATTTTCCAGTGAAACCTTCAGCAACTTGGTGCTGGTTTATTCGTCTCTGGTGCTGTTTGGGATGAAGTCTGAGGATCTAGATGTCAAg GTGCTGATGGTGTCAAACGTGTTAGAAATAGCTGAGTGGATCAGCCAGATCTGCTTCCACAGCCTGATGTCCAGTGACAGGGACCCTGTGAGCTACCTGAACAGAGACTGGCTGACTGTGATGCCTTCACAG gAGGAAAAGTGTTTGTTGCAGTTCCCGTGTGTTAACCCTCTGGTTGCTCAGCTCATGCTGAGGAGAGCGTCGTCCTTCCAGTGGCTCCTGGGGGCCTCTCTGTCTCAGCTAAAGCAACTGCTCCCCGAGGTGCCACATAAAGTCCTTAAG ATGTTCAGCGACATCACCTCACTCTACACACAGTCTGCAGACCTCAACCAGATGAACTCTCAGACGATCATCACAGAGACAAACCTGTGGACCAGAGCTGCTGAATGTGGGCATGCGGCCTCTCTTCATTCACAGCACTTCACCAGCCCACAACCACAACCAGACCTGCTGTGTAGCGAGCACAACACCAGCTTCCTGTTTGGagcagagaacacagagagaagctTCTGTGGCCCAGACTCCACAGTAAAAGGTGGAAATTTCAGACTTGACCTTAGCTGCTACTTTAACAGCCCAGATGTTTACCTGCAGAGGAGCTGGGCCAGCagtcagacagaggaggacaCCAGCAAAAAGGAGGTGGAGTTTCATGGTTGGAGAAGTAGAGCTGGAGCTGTGGGGAGAGTTGTTGAGAGGATTAATGATGAGTGGACATTTAGAGCtccaacaaacctgagtgactTCACCAAGTACCTACACACAACTGGTGACAGCCCATTCAAACTGGACCCCAGCTTTAGCTACAGTCCCACCCTGCAGCCAGCCAACAGTCAGATGTCCACATTCTCCACAGTCTACAGTGACCTCCACCGTGCTGAGAGTATGAGTCCTCATACAGAGGCCATGCTATGGGGACGAGGTCAGGGTGGCAATGACTGCTTCTCCAGTGGAGCGATGACAGCAGATTCTTCAAACTATGGTTCTAAATGCTGCATaggacaggagaggaagaggagtgaaGAGGCTGCAGGTTTGGTTAGAACAG TGTTAACGCCACTGAAAAGAGGGAGGCTGAGCTACGAGAAGGTGCCCGGCAGAAGTGATGGGCAGACGAGGCTTAAATTATTTTAG